caagttctgtttttttgtcttatttcttgtttgtttcacaatattttgcatcttcaaagtggtaggcatgttgtgtaaatcaaattatataaaccccccaaaaataaattcattccaggttgtaaggcaacaaaataggaaaaatgccaaggagggtgaatactatcacaagccactgtatttaaGGACAACTCCTACCTTGTGCTAGGGACTCAGCTTGATGCAGAGAGGAGCAGGATGCAGACCTGGGCTTATGAAAAGCCAGGCTGAATTGGATGTGTAGTCTGGTGGAGGAGTTATAGTCTATACAAATCTGATAAGCATGAGAGAAAAAGACCTGTCTAATATAAGCTGACAGCTGCAGAGTACAGTCAGGATATCAGGACAATGTAACATTttcaaggacagacagacacccctGTAAAGTCAAACAGGCTCAGATGAGAGGAATGGATGTTGTTTGATAGGAATGTATGCCAATGTACACAGGGGTTTGGAgttagagatgtatagagagaggaagaggttttACAGTGCCCTTACTTTAATATATAGGTCGTCCGACAATGGGCTCTGTCCTATTAATCTGTAGCGATAATAATTCCCTAAAACCTGCCTGGGACCATCACTATTCACTACTGGTTAGCTGCTATTCCACTGAGCTTAGAATGAGCTGCTCTGTATTGTGCAATACTGACAGATGACTGATTTACAGACAGCATAtacagagggagagtgggagggaagTAGAAAGGgagtgaaagagggaggaaaagagacaaAAATGAAGAGGGATCCTGCGTCACAGCGCTACACTGTAGGGAAGGTGGGAGGAGATGTGACGCACTCTGACTTCAAGCCACTGCTTTCCGTGACGCACACAAACACGGGGGTGATCTATGGGGAGACTCAGTGGCACGGATATAGTAGCATTGATTTACTTTGCCTGTAAGGACTCACTGAACCGCTTTGCCCCTCCCACACACATCCTTATGACCTGACAAATAGCTGAGAAACCAAGCAACTCAGTCTCATGCTCTCAGAGAAGATATTTATtggtgagggagacagagattcAGCAGATAGAGatgtatatacatatatcagagaggaagaggcgaagcgagagggataactgggtcaaaaatctgtcttctccagcaggtggtgcTATTTTGTTTTTCACTCACCAAGCaaagagtttttgtatggaggtcaatgagtgtgttgaatttggttaacaaaaaaatgtatggcttatttTCTACCTGAGGTTTACTTGATCTAATcgaagtttcgtaatgcttaggttgttacgagagtactgatataagtaggataCGTGAAATCCCGTCAACTTTGAgataaaaacactttatatcagtcgtctcgagatggctatgcatattcatgacatGAGGCTAGCAGCATAGCATCTCTcgccattgaatacaggcggttgacgtcaacaaccctcatcaaATATTCTAAAAAGTATTAAAGTaacgagatgtatccaccaatccaaagagaggAATAGACGGACTGCCGTCGTTCCACTTTGTGGACAaatcccattgttagggtggagacatacagtcaaaggtttggacacacctactcattcaaaggttatTCTTGaatttttacattttctacattgtagaataatattgaagaccacaaaactatgaaataacacatctttcttttatttatttaactaggcatgtcagttaagaacaaattcttatttacaatgacggcctaccccagccaaaccctaagccagacgacgctgggccaattgtgcgccgccctatgagacttcCAATCACGTCTGGTTGTGATGCAGCCATTGAATAGGTGTAtccgaacttttgactgttactgtagttCTCATCATTATATCCAAATCTCTGTTATATAGATTAAGAGACAGAATGTGGGAATTTAGGGATGGTTCAACGGTTTACAAGATCTTCAGAATATCAGGGTTCAGGATATCAGACCTCCCAATGAATGTTTTAAAAACTCCTCAATAAAAAGATTATTCTGGACTCCTGTATTGACAGTGTTCTTTGTTTCCTGCACTCCCCAATGTCAAGAGAAACATTCAAAAAAGAGAACTTGCACAAACAAAATATCATTATTTCTATCCTGGCTCTCAGATGAACTTTCCTACAACATTAGAATTACAACATAGTGTGAGAAACAGGAGGGCAGTGACCTATACTGACTGggtcaaaacactacacacacggATAACCACATAAAAACCCTGTTTTGATTCCAGGTTGTTTCTATGTTGTTACAGCATTTTTAATCAGCATTCCATGACTATGACACATGGTGGTGTGTAGACATTTATTCAAGGCTTCGAGTCAAAGCCCCTTGAGATACATAGCTATTCACTTACAGACACTAGCTGTGAGCGCATTTCATTTGTGCAATTTTGAACATTACATGTACATCACTGAGATGGTAGCTACTGATAATAGTGCAATAATAatgctacacacagagacagcatcAGAACAGACTGATTGGACATCCACATTGAGCAGACCCTTAATTAGAATGTCGAAAACAAAAAGAGATTATtgctctctgattgagaacacttTGAGAACAGTCCTATTTGTCCCTATTGAACACACCCCAGCACTTTGAGAACAGTCCTATTTGTCCCTATTGAACGCACCCCAGCACTTTGNNNNNNNNNNNNNNNNNNNNNNNNNNNNNNNNNNNNNNNNNNNNNNNNNNNNNNNNNNNNNNNNNNNNNNNNNNNNNNNNNNNNNNNNNNNNNNNNNNNNNNNNNNNNNNNNNNNNNNNNNNNNNNNNNNNNNNNNNNNNNNNNNNNNNNNNNNNNNNNNNNNNNNNNNNNNNNNNNNNNNNNNNNNNNNNNNNNNNNNNNNNNNNNNNNNNNNNNNNNNNNNNNNNNNNNNNNNNNNNNNNNNNNNNNNNNNNNNNNNNNNNNNNNNNNNNNNNNNNNNNNNNNNNNNNNNNNNNNNNNNNNNNNNNNNNNNNNNNNNNNNNNNNNNNNNNNNNNNNNNNNNNNNNNNNNNNNNNNNNNNNNNNNNNNNNNNNNNNNNNNNNNNNNNNNNNNNNNNNNNNNNNNNNNNNNNNNNNNNNNNNNNNNNNNNNNNNNNNNNNNNNNNNNNNNNNNNNNNNNNNNNNNNNNNNNNNNNNNNNNNNNNNNNNNNNNNNNNNNNNAGAACAGTCCTATTTGTCCCTATTGAACGCACCCCAGCACTTTGAGAACAGTCCTATTTGTCCCTATTGAACGCACCCCAGCACTTTGAGAACAGCTTCCCCAACAGAGCGCTCCATACAGCTTAGGTCTGAGGTAATACAGGATTTTTACTTCAAGTCCCCTTGTGCTAAAATAAACATGATTGTAAATATAACGTCCTACATATATTTAGTGCGTGACTGATTTGGTCAATTGATTGTTTCACTCTAGTACTTTTTCCAAATCAAATACTGTTTACTTGGGTCACAGTTAATATTTAGCGACATTCGCTCTCAAGTGGACCCAAACAACTCCTCCTATAAAACGTATTCAGGTGGTAAGTCAAACAGAATAGGGAATGTGCATTTTACAATAGGAATGGAATCATCCTAACCGGGCCGTTCTTGAATTGTGGTGGTATTTGCGTCTCTTGCAACCATGAAAATGTATTGTCCTTTATACTGCAAAACTTTGTTTATGCATTGTTTTTAAAGTACTTAGGGTAAGCAAATGGCTTGTCCCAGTAGTGATGTGTAGAGTTGTACAGACATATTTTGGGGATTTAGATGTATTATTGTTAATGCTAGAAAGTTTTAAAAAAGTGTATGTATCATatacatcaataaaaacaaaaaggAGGCTATTAAAAtaactatttattttaaaatagcATGTCTGTCCCTCAGGTGTCTGTCTTTGGTGTTCCTGCCTTGACAATCACTCATTGCAAATATAAACAAGAACCTTGAACATTCCCTCCAGTGGTGAACTTATCGGGGAGGGGTCTATATTGAAGAGAATTGTTAATTAATCACACCCAGTATGTCATAGATTTGAGGATTCCATTGATACTTTGGTATGTCGAAATCCAAAGTGTCCCTTGGTGTTATTCAATTTAAAATGTAGGGAAATGACATTGTGAGCAAAATTATTAATCATGTCAAAAATGATTTTCAAAAGAGCTAATGACTTTAGATTTGAGTATATGTTGCATCAATTTAAGAAAATCCTCAATAACCTAAAATTTCTCATTAGTGTTACCGTCATTGGTGTTACTACTCCTACCGATGGCACAATGTTATCATAATGTCATTCAGCGGTCATCttagttgatttagaatgggaagaTGTATTTTggtatatttaaataaaaaaatctagaaTAACTAAGTAGAATTTTTTGCCAAAATGCCAGGCCCCAATGCCACCGCAATTCAAGAACAACCCCAGCAAtactaatcacattgtaatgTTAATAAAATGATTAAGCAATGGAAGATCATCATCACcagcactgctggagctagtcTAATACACCCAGATACACTTGGCCTGTGTCTCAATAGTTTAAACACTACAGCTTATTTTCCATATCTCCTTTCCTTGTGTCCTTCCCTCCATGATCACTGATCTGGCTGAACATGACAGCTGGAAGAAACATCAGTTACAatgaaggagatgaggaaaggaagcCATTGCAAAGTGTCGACAGACACCCAGTCAGAGCCTTAGTGTGGAACCACACAGCATCTACAATGTCCTGACAGACTGCTTATTCATGACACCACTGAACACAAACACTCAAAAGAAAATGACACACATCTCTCCACTGCAAACAGTAGTGATGAAGACACACAgtgatgacaaacacacacagagccacagaCAAATTATTTACACTTCTCTTTAACTGTTACGCTGCCTTGTGCATTAGTTTAAGGGTTAAAATAGAATATATCTGTAGACAGGCAGTGACATCAGCTCAGCGTACTGTGGTGCACTAGGAGATAGGAAGggggtttctgtgtgtttggtctAACACCGGGGTGGGCAAACTctttggctcgagggccacattgggattttgaaattcaatgGAGGGATGCATTTTTTGGGAGACCAATTGTTTATTAAAATCAATTtgcgggggcctcccgagtgatgtagcagtctaaggcactgtgaCCCGGGTtctactacagacccgggttcaatcccaggctgtgtcacagctggcagtgactgggagacccatgagacagtgcacaattggcccagcatcgtccgggttaggagagggtttggcaggccgagatttccttgtcccattgcgcactagcgactcgtTTGGCAGGCCAGGCGCATGCGcgctgacactgtcgccaggtgttcagtgtttcttccgacacattagtgcggctggcttctgggttaagcgggcattgtgtcaagaagcagtgcagcttagCTGGGTCGGGTCgtttttcggaggacgcacggctctcgaacttcgcctctcccgaatccgtacggaagtttcagcgatgggacaagactataactaccaattggatgccatgaaattggggagggaaaaaaaggtattaaaaaaaattatattttttgtaaatgtctcgcgggccggatgtggcccgtgGGCCGTACTTTGCGCCCCTGTGGTCTaatacattatacacacacactgctggtgGTGGACGAGTGGGCAGTGCTAAGGGTATTGTAATCTTCTACTGGACGTTGACAACAGTCTCGTGGATAGACTTGGCCACATAGTCGATGTTCTTAGTGGTCAGACCACACATGTTGATACGACCGCTGGCCATTAGGTAGATACTCCTCTCCTTGATCATGTACTCCACTTGTTTAGCTGGAGAGAGACAAAATATTAAAAAGGTATGAACAAATCAAATGGTATTCATcaaatgcttcataaacaacaggtgtagactagcagggcccttcccaacaatacagagagaaaaaagagaaataatagaacaataataccacaaggaataaatacacaatgagtcaatgataacttggctatacacacagggtaccagtacagagtcaatgataacttggctatatacacaaagtaccagtaccaagtcaatgataacttggctatatacacgggcgTACCAGTACAGTGTCAATGattacttggctatatacatagggtaccagtacagagtcaatgataacttggctatatacacagggtaccagtacagagtcaatgataacttggctatataccacagggtaccagtacggagtcaatgataacttggctatatacacggggtaccagtacagagtcattgataacttggctatatacacggggtaccagtacagagtctatgtgcaggggtacgaggtaattaaggtagatatgtacagtaccagtcaaaagactggacacacctactcattccagggtttttctttatttttactattttctacattgtagaataatagtgaagacatcaaaactatgaaataacacatatggaatcatgtagtaaccaaagaggtgtttaatcaaaatatatttaacatttgagattcttcaaagtagccaccctttgccttgatgacagctttgcactcttggcattctcaaccagcttcatgaggtagtcacctggaatacatttcaattaacaggtgttccatgttaaaagttaatttgaggaatttctttccttcttaatgctttttagccaatcagttgtgttgggacaagtaggggtggtatacagaagatggtcttttaccaaatagggctaagtccatattatggactttcttcaagtgtagttgcaaaaacaatcaagcgctatgatgaaactggctctcatgaggaccgtcacaaaaaaggaagacccagagttacctctgctgcagaggatacgtttattagagttaccagcctcagaaattggagtccaaataaatgcttcacagagttcaaataacagacatcaacatcaactgttcagaggagactgggtgaatcaggccttcatggttgaatttctgcaaagaaaccactactaaaaggacaccaataataagaagagacttgtttgggccaaaaaacacgagcaatggacattagaccggtggaccgtgaagcatggaggaggtggtgtgatggtgctttgctggtgacactgtctgtgatgcatttagaattcaaggcacacttaaccagcatggctacaacagcattctgcagcgatatgccatcccatctggtttgcgattagtgagactataatttgtttttcaacagaacaatgaaccaaaacacctccaggctgtgtaagggctatttgaccaagaaggagaatgatggagtgctgcatcagatgacctggcctccacaatcacccgacctgaacccaattgagatggtttgggatgagttggaccacagagtgaagaaaaagcagtcaacaagtgctcaacatatgtgggaactccttccagaCTGCTGGAAAAttattacaggtgaagctggttgagagaatgccaagagtgtacaaagctgtcatcaaggcaaagggtggctatttggaagaatctaaaatgtattttgatttgttgaacacattTTTTGTTTACTATATGAATCCATATGTAtgaacaaacttttgactggtactgtacatataggtagggaaaAAGTCACCAGGCAACAGGACAGAtattaaacagtaacagcagcgtatgtgatgagacaAAAAGGTGTGTACGTGTGCGCGTGTACTCACGGTTGAGGCCAGTAAAGCTGAACATGCCAATCTGCTGTGTGATGTGGCCCCATGTTCCTGGTGTTCCCAGAGCCTGCAGTTTAGCCTGGAGTGAAGCCCTCATCAACAACACACGGTCTGCCATGGTCTTCACATTATCCTTCCTGcagcagggagagggggggagggatagaggtggagagaaggaagatggagggagagaaagaggaagggatgagagaacgagcgagcgagagagagggggatgaagagaggatatATTTCAGTTacaggaggttgctgaggggaggatgccTCGTAGTAGTgtctggaatggcatcaaacaggtggaaaccatgtgtttgacgtGTTCAATACCAATCCATTGATTTTCTTCCAGCCATTACtctgagcccgtcctccccaactaAGGTTCCCCCGGCCGCCTGTGATTTCAACGTTTTGAACACTCAGGTAGAACTGTTGGGAGTGCATACACTACTTTGGACCTGTGTGTGTCCCCACCATTCAGCGAAGAGTTCAGCTGTGTTGAGTGTGATGGCGACTAGCCTGGCACCCTGGGAGGGAGGGTTGGACCAGGTTACCCTGACAATCTTCTCCATCTGAGACAGAACCCTCCTCACGTTGTCAGCATCACGAGCTACGATGGTCAGGTTCCCCACACGTTCATCTGACAGGAGACAGAATCTTCATTTCGGGTCTCTGCAGTTTACAGATTGCATTATGTAGAATGAAATGTGAAACATGAGAGGTGGGAGTaggaatacatactgtagtatggTTTCATTTATGTTTCCCTGCATcttactgggtgtgtgtgtgtgtgtgtgtgggggggggggggtctgtctgtctcactgtaaaGGCCAAAGTTCCCTGcatcttactgtgtgtgtgtgtgtgtgtgtgtgtgtgtgtgtgtgtgtgtgtgtggggggggggggggggtctgtctgtctcactgtaaaGGCCAAAGTTCTTGGAGAAGGACTGGGCACAGAACATCTCAAAGCCCTGGGTGACAAAGTAGCGCACTGCCCATgcatacacatctagatgtgtataagagacaggtgggggggtctgtctgtctcactgtaaaGGCCAAAGTTCTTGGAGAAGGACTGGGCACAGAACATCTCAAAGCCCTGGGTGACAAAGTAGCGCACTGCCCATGCATCCTTATCCAGACAGCCTGATGCAAAGCCCTGGTACGCAGAGTCAAAGAACACAAACAGCTTCCTcctctggagagggagagagaaaagaaaaaggacaAAGATAAAACATCTTCAGAAATAAGAAAAGATGtcatggcaaaaaaacaaaacgttttttcATATAataacgtgtacacacacacaaacacacagtcttacCTTCATGACCTCAGCCACCTGCATCCACTCTACGTGTGTAGGGTCTGTGCCGGTGGGGTTGTGGGCACAAGCATGCAAAACGAAGATGGAATGCTTTGGTGCAGTCTGGGACCGGGGTCAAAGGTCAGTGTTAAACTACAGGACAGCCAAATGACAGAGTCCTGGGCGCTGATACAGGAAGTTGGTATCGTTAAAGCTAAACATATCATCTTTTCAACAGTGTGTAAAAAGCTAATTTACTTTCAAGGTAGACATGACCATTTCTGATATTAAATATTCACTATTGTGAGGTCAACTCAGAGTTCGGGAGCCAGTCTGGTCTCCATGTCAACACCACCTGATCAGAGGTCAGCGGCTCACCTCC
This genomic stretch from Salvelinus sp. IW2-2015 unplaced genomic scaffold, ASM291031v2 Un_scaffold2052, whole genome shotgun sequence harbors:
- the LOC112072820 gene encoding aspartate aminotransferase, cytoplasmic, yielding MSLFGEVPQAIPVAVFKLSNDFKDDPNPMKVNLGVGAYRTDEGQPWVLPVVKKVEKIIVADNSLNHEYLPILGLPEFRSSASKIALGEDSPAIQENRVGAVQCLGGTGALKMGAEFLRRWYNGNDNMKTPVYVSAPTWENHNSVFANAGFEDVRPYKYWDAEKRGLDLAGFLGDLETAPKHSIFVLHACAHNPTGTDPTHVEWMQVAEVMKRRKLFVFFDSAYQGFASGCLDKDAWAVRYFVTQGFEMFCAQSFSKNFGLYNERVGNLTIVARDADNVRRVLSQMEKIVRVTWSNPPSQGARLVAITLNTAELFAEWKDNVKTMADRVLLMRASLQAKLQALGTPGTWGHITQQIGMFSFTGLNPKQVEYMIKERSIYLMASGRINMCGLTTKNIDYVAKSIHETVVNVQ